Proteins encoded by one window of Candidatus Neomarinimicrobiota bacterium:
- the aroF gene encoding 3-deoxy-7-phosphoheptulonate synthase, producing MLVVMNVTATKEQIERVKERIKELGYSPHEIPGRTRLAIGVTGNKNTEDRIYLEGLPGVLQVIPVTKPYKLASRDMHPENSVIDVCGVKFGDGNVVMIAGPCAVESRDQTLRIAHHVAKQGAQMLRGGAYKPRTSPYSFQGLGEPGLEILAEARDQTGLPIVTEVVDPGTATLVDQYADMLQIGARNMQNFTLLKDVGKVGKPVLMKRGMSATLDETLMSAEYLMSSGTPHVAICERGVRTFASHARNTLDISIIPALKEVSHLPIIVDPSHSSGHRYSVIPHALSGIGAGADGLIVDVHDRPEEALCDGPQALPPEQFSELMGLAKGVCKALGKKIGKEHEEKVPTYEDIG from the coding sequence ATGCTTGTTGTTATGAACGTAACCGCCACCAAGGAACAAATTGAACGAGTCAAGGAACGGATCAAAGAACTGGGATATAGTCCCCACGAGATCCCTGGACGGACCCGGCTGGCCATCGGAGTTACGGGCAACAAGAATACCGAAGACCGAATATATCTCGAAGGATTGCCGGGTGTTTTGCAGGTTATCCCTGTCACCAAGCCTTACAAGCTTGCCAGTCGTGACATGCACCCGGAGAATTCCGTCATTGACGTCTGCGGGGTGAAGTTCGGAGATGGCAACGTGGTCATGATAGCAGGACCGTGCGCCGTAGAGAGCCGCGATCAAACGCTGCGCATCGCTCACCACGTGGCGAAACAGGGAGCCCAGATGCTCCGTGGTGGGGCTTACAAGCCCAGGACCTCCCCTTATTCCTTTCAGGGGCTCGGTGAGCCTGGTCTGGAAATCCTTGCGGAAGCACGAGATCAAACAGGTTTACCGATTGTTACGGAAGTCGTTGATCCGGGGACAGCAACCTTGGTGGACCAGTATGCTGACATGCTTCAAATCGGTGCCCGGAATATGCAGAATTTCACCCTTCTGAAGGACGTGGGAAAGGTGGGAAAACCTGTCCTCATGAAACGAGGAATGAGTGCCACACTTGACGAGACCTTGATGTCTGCAGAATACCTAATGTCCAGCGGCACACCCCACGTTGCGATTTGTGAACGGGGGGTTCGAACGTTTGCCAGCCACGCCCGGAATACACTTGACATCAGCATCATACCGGCCTTGAAGGAGGTGAGCCACCTCCCCATCATTGTGGATCCGAGTCATTCCAGCGGTCATCGATATAGTGTGATCCCTCATGCCCTTTCTGGAATCGGAGCCGGCGCCGACGGTCTCATCGTGGACGTGCACGACCGCCCGGAAGAAGCCCTCTGCGACGGTCCTCAAGCTTTGCCGCCCGAACAGTTTTCTGAACTCATGGGATTAGCAAAAGGTGTCTGTAAGGCGCTGGGAAAGAAGATTGGTAAAGAGCATGAAGAAAAAGTCCCAACCTATGAAGATATCGGGTGA
- a CDS encoding prephenate dehydrogenase/arogenate dehydrogenase family protein, producing the protein MTSIGIIGFGRFGGVLGKILSDDFKVKAYDEKVQDEQFGVEITGIDTVLKEKSIFVAVPIRAFKEVILDISPRLSGRTTILDVCSVKVYPATVMKEALPDHIGIITTHPLFGPDSITRPKGLTMMMHPTRDNYDMFPFWKEYFESKAIKVVEMTPEEHDRLAARTQGVTHFVGRVLKEAGVEPTEIDTLGFRDLLHVIDQTCHDSWELFTDLQNFNPYTLPIIETLESAIETIRGKIIRRD; encoded by the coding sequence ATGACTAGTATAGGTATTATCGGGTTTGGAAGGTTTGGAGGAGTTCTGGGAAAGATCCTATCAGACGACTTCAAGGTAAAGGCTTATGATGAGAAAGTCCAAGACGAGCAATTCGGTGTTGAAATCACAGGCATCGACACAGTATTGAAGGAGAAATCCATTTTTGTCGCTGTCCCCATCCGGGCGTTTAAAGAGGTAATCCTGGACATCTCACCCAGGTTGTCAGGAAGGACAACCATCCTGGATGTTTGTTCGGTGAAGGTGTATCCCGCAACCGTGATGAAAGAGGCACTTCCGGATCATATCGGGATTATTACCACGCATCCTCTTTTCGGGCCCGATTCCATTACCAGGCCCAAAGGATTGACCATGATGATGCATCCAACAAGGGACAACTATGACATGTTTCCTTTCTGGAAAGAATACTTTGAATCCAAGGCTATCAAGGTCGTAGAGATGACCCCTGAGGAGCACGATCGGTTGGCAGCCAGAACGCAAGGGGTTACGCACTTTGTCGGCCGTGTCCTGAAGGAAGCCGGTGTGGAACCGACCGAAATCGATACGCTGGGCTTCAGAGACCTTCTGCATGTCATCGATCAGACCTGCCACGACAGCTGGGAACTGTTCACAGACCTTCAGAACTTCAATCCATACACCCTACCGATCATCGAGACGCTGGAATCAGCCATTGAGACCATTCGGGGTAAGATCATAAGGAGAGATTAG
- a CDS encoding prephenate dehydratase domain-containing protein, which produces MTTIGIQGGKGSFCDGAATIFANNHGIEDVRMKYLVSSEAVLGAVENENVDFGIFAMENAQGGVVIESVEALAHHRCEIVEMFYIPISQNLLGKRGVFIGDITEIHSHQQALLQCRDYVAEHFWTRPLIEEDDTAEAARRLKEGKLPETAAVVAPKACADLYGLVLLQENIHDLKNNLTLFVGVKNFKQDQND; this is translated from the coding sequence ATGACGACCATTGGAATTCAAGGTGGAAAAGGTAGTTTTTGCGACGGAGCTGCAACCATTTTTGCCAACAACCACGGTATTGAGGACGTGAGGATGAAGTACCTTGTTTCATCAGAAGCCGTGCTGGGTGCCGTGGAAAATGAGAATGTAGATTTCGGAATCTTCGCCATGGAAAATGCCCAGGGCGGAGTTGTCATAGAAAGTGTGGAGGCATTGGCCCACCATCGATGCGAGATAGTTGAGATGTTTTACATTCCTATCAGCCAAAATCTTCTGGGCAAGAGGGGTGTATTCATCGGTGACATTACAGAGATTCACTCTCATCAACAGGCTCTGCTCCAGTGCAGAGATTATGTTGCGGAGCATTTCTGGACACGTCCTCTCATTGAAGAAGACGATACTGCTGAAGCAGCAAGACGGTTAAAGGAAGGAAAACTCCCTGAGACGGCGGCCGTTGTCGCTCCCAAAGCATGCGCAGACCTTTACGGTTTGGTCCTTCTTCAGGAGAATATTCATGACCTGAAGAATAATCTAACCCTCTTTGTCGGAGTTAAGAATTTCAAGCAAGACCAAAATGACTAG
- the trpA gene encoding tryptophan synthase subunit alpha → MNRIVELFKRPGEKLIPYFTAGFPALETTTELVLAAERAGADMIELGIPFSDPIADGPVIQASSEVALQNHVTVTWILEQVETLRRTSEIPLAIMGYINPILNYGPQAFVSDCKQVGVDGLIVPDLPPEEATDFVSLCKSNTISPILLIAPNTPNDRILNISEIAGDLVYCVSILGITGGKMGRKEALKSYLLRVRENSVSPFVTGFGIKTRRDVITVNQLSDGAVVGTALIRRIEESDDPLTTVFNYVQELKGVA, encoded by the coding sequence GTGAACAGAATCGTGGAACTGTTCAAAAGGCCTGGGGAAAAACTGATACCCTATTTCACTGCGGGGTTTCCCGCTCTGGAGACCACAACGGAACTGGTACTTGCAGCGGAACGAGCAGGGGCGGACATGATTGAACTGGGGATTCCCTTCTCTGATCCGATTGCAGATGGGCCTGTTATTCAAGCATCCAGTGAGGTTGCGTTGCAGAATCACGTAACCGTCACTTGGATTCTCGAACAGGTCGAGACACTACGGCGTACATCTGAGATTCCTCTCGCCATCATGGGATACATTAATCCCATTTTGAATTACGGGCCACAAGCCTTCGTCTCAGACTGTAAACAAGTGGGAGTGGATGGACTCATCGTTCCCGACCTTCCTCCCGAAGAGGCAACGGACTTTGTCTCCCTCTGCAAGTCGAACACCATCTCGCCCATATTGCTGATTGCCCCAAACACACCCAATGACCGAATCCTCAACATTTCTGAAATTGCGGGAGATCTGGTCTACTGCGTCTCTATTCTGGGCATAACAGGCGGAAAAATGGGTAGAAAAGAAGCATTGAAATCTTACCTACTTCGAGTAAGGGAGAACAGCGTCAGTCCCTTTGTCACCGGGTTTGGCATCAAGACTCGGAGGGACGTCATAACCGTTAACCAACTTTCAGATGGTGCCGTGGTGGGAACTGCTCTTATCCGCAGAATCGAAGAATCCGATGATCCCTTGACAACGGTTTTCAATTATGTACAAGAACTGAAGGGCGTAGCATGA
- the trpB gene encoding tryptophan synthase subunit beta, with protein sequence MKPNQTTYGLPDEQGHFEEFGGRYVPETLIPAINELEEVYATAKNDRKFQAEIEHLLREYSGRPTPLYHAERISEELGFDVFLKREDLNHTGAHKINNTVGQILLAERMDKRRIIAETGAGQHGVATATVAAQFGLECVVYMGEEDMRRQELNVFRMELLGAEIRPVSAGSKTLKDAINEAIRDWVTNVETTYYLIGSTVGPHPYPMIVRDFQSIIGRETRAQFVEIGRKESLPDTLVACIGGGSNAIGLFYPFLKDKVRMVGVEAAGLGLDSTHHAATLTKGTFGVLHGSASFVLQSDNGQITLPHSISAGLDYPGVGPEHSYLKKTGRVEYLSATDEEAVSAFTWLSEKEGILPALEAAHALSFLRDAENGIKPEENVIVCLSGRGDKDVQTVAEYLGRRL encoded by the coding sequence ATGAAACCCAATCAAACCACATACGGTCTTCCTGATGAACAAGGACATTTTGAAGAGTTTGGTGGGAGGTATGTACCGGAGACACTCATACCTGCCATTAATGAGCTGGAAGAGGTCTATGCAACCGCAAAGAACGACAGGAAGTTTCAAGCCGAAATTGAACATCTTCTCCGAGAATACTCAGGCCGGCCGACCCCCCTTTATCACGCTGAGAGAATCTCGGAAGAATTGGGATTTGATGTTTTCCTGAAGCGGGAAGATCTAAACCATACCGGGGCTCACAAGATCAATAACACGGTTGGTCAAATCCTACTGGCCGAGCGGATGGACAAACGCCGGATAATCGCAGAGACGGGAGCAGGTCAACACGGCGTAGCCACAGCCACGGTGGCGGCACAATTTGGATTGGAGTGTGTGGTCTATATGGGTGAAGAAGATATGCGCCGGCAGGAACTCAACGTCTTCCGAATGGAGCTTCTGGGAGCTGAAATCCGGCCCGTCTCTGCAGGGAGCAAAACACTGAAAGATGCAATAAACGAAGCCATCCGAGACTGGGTCACGAACGTGGAGACGACCTACTATCTCATTGGTTCCACGGTGGGCCCTCACCCGTATCCCATGATTGTAAGGGATTTCCAATCCATTATTGGCAGAGAGACCAGGGCGCAGTTCGTTGAGATCGGAAGGAAGGAGAGTCTTCCCGATACTCTTGTTGCCTGCATAGGAGGTGGAAGCAATGCCATAGGATTGTTTTATCCTTTTCTTAAGGACAAGGTCCGAATGGTGGGCGTGGAAGCAGCCGGGCTCGGATTGGACTCGACCCATCATGCCGCTACCCTGACCAAAGGGACCTTTGGCGTTCTTCATGGGTCAGCCAGTTTTGTGCTTCAGTCTGATAACGGTCAGATCACTCTCCCCCATTCCATCTCAGCGGGCCTCGATTATCCCGGTGTCGGTCCCGAACACAGCTACCTGAAAAAGACGGGCCGAGTTGAATATCTCTCTGCCACAGATGAGGAAGCCGTGTCAGCCTTTACGTGGCTTTCGGAAAAGGAAGGCATCCTCCCCGCCCTGGAAGCTGCCCACGCCCTCAGTTTTCTGCGCGATGCAGAAAACGGAATCAAGCCAGAAGAAAATGTTATCGTATGCCTGTCAGGCCGGGGAGATAAAGATGTTCAGACAGTTGCAGAATACCTGGGGAGAAGGCTGTGA
- a CDS encoding phosphoribosylanthranilate isomerase yields the protein MIPVKICGITTVNDALLAARLGASAIGLIFYEKSPRYVSLKTSKEISKRLPDSTRKVGVFVNSDLETIHQTADAAGLDFVQLHGDESPELCGLIKLPVVRVLRVGNSIPHEDYENYPVHAFLLDTHKRGMFGGTGDPFDWRIVTRMETKTPIILSGGLNANNLLEGIATARPDAIDINSGVERSPGIKDESKLRTMFRVLERTGDYSDTFNT from the coding sequence GTGATACCTGTAAAGATTTGCGGCATCACAACTGTCAATGATGCGCTCCTTGCAGCCAGGCTGGGTGCCTCTGCCATCGGGCTCATCTTCTATGAGAAAAGTCCCAGGTATGTGAGCCTTAAAACTTCAAAGGAAATTTCCAAAAGACTGCCAGACAGTACCCGAAAGGTCGGAGTGTTCGTTAACTCTGATCTGGAAACGATTCATCAAACCGCAGACGCCGCGGGCCTGGACTTTGTACAGCTGCATGGCGACGAATCGCCTGAACTCTGCGGGCTCATCAAACTGCCGGTAGTAAGGGTATTGAGGGTCGGCAATTCGATTCCCCATGAAGACTACGAAAACTATCCAGTGCACGCTTTCCTTCTGGATACCCATAAGCGCGGGATGTTTGGAGGGACGGGAGATCCGTTTGACTGGAGAATAGTCACCCGGATGGAGACCAAGACCCCCATCATACTTTCCGGCGGATTGAATGCCAACAACCTTCTCGAGGGAATCGCCACAGCTCGGCCAGATGCCATTGACATTAACAGTGGTGTGGAACGAAGTCCGGGAATCAAAGATGAATCCAAATTACGAACGATGTTCAGAGTTTTGGAGCGAACAGGAGATTACTCAGATACTTTCAATACATAA
- the trpC gene encoding indole-3-glycerol phosphate synthase TrpC → MSILKEIILHKKKELSEAKRLVPLSQLRNKSRPFPILDFQRSLAQPGIQIIAEIKRKSPSGGNIKPDVDPATIAREYSQNGAAAISVLTDEDYFGGNLEHLRKIKRAVNIPVLRKEFILSEYQVWESYQAGADAIILIADILQPEVLENLYQTATDLKLAVLMELYSTEKLGVVKKLDPRIVGVNARDLKTMKTDLKHCAQVFPLLPPGALKVAESGIHTSEDLRFIKESGYDAALIGTPLMKSPSPGSALRHLLQGAAA, encoded by the coding sequence ATGTCTATTCTCAAAGAGATCATCCTCCATAAGAAGAAAGAATTGTCCGAAGCCAAACGTCTAGTTCCATTAAGTCAACTTCGGAATAAATCACGGCCATTTCCGATTCTGGACTTCCAACGTTCCCTTGCTCAACCGGGAATACAAATCATTGCCGAAATCAAACGAAAGTCTCCATCCGGCGGGAATATTAAGCCAGATGTTGACCCCGCAACGATTGCCAGGGAGTACAGCCAGAATGGAGCCGCGGCCATTTCTGTTCTGACGGATGAAGATTACTTTGGGGGGAATTTGGAACACCTCCGAAAGATAAAGCGTGCCGTCAATATTCCCGTTCTCAGGAAAGAGTTTATTCTCTCGGAGTATCAAGTCTGGGAATCATACCAGGCAGGCGCCGATGCCATCATTCTCATAGCTGATATACTCCAGCCTGAAGTGCTGGAAAACCTATATCAGACAGCAACCGATCTGAAATTGGCCGTTCTCATGGAACTCTACTCCACAGAAAAGCTGGGAGTTGTCAAGAAACTTGATCCCCGGATTGTAGGTGTGAACGCCCGAGACCTGAAGACCATGAAGACGGACCTGAAACACTGTGCACAGGTATTTCCCCTTTTACCACCCGGCGCTCTAAAAGTGGCAGAGAGCGGAATTCATACTTCCGAAGATTTACGGTTCATCAAGGAATCAGGTTACGATGCCGCCCTCATCGGCACACCGCTGATGAAATCACCATCCCCGGGCTCAGCGCTAAGACACCTCTTACAAGGAGCGGCGGCGTGA
- the trpD gene encoding anthranilate phosphoribosyltransferase: protein MMKAVLEHLIAGNNLTQEESRQTMVRIMSGEFDDAQIAGFLIALRYKGETAAEIAGFALAMREKMTPVPIRSDGIDLCGTGGDGKETFNISTAATFVAAGADVKVAKHGNRSMTSKSGSADVISALGVDIAMPPEKMAECVDKIGVGFLFAPSLHPAMKYAMGARKSLGVRTVFNILGPLCNPAGVRRQLIGIFDGALTETIAQVLKILGAEEAFVVHGDDGMDEMTTTSTTRISHLTTDGKVKTVTLSPTDYGIEIARPEMLEGGVPEHNAAIIKNVLVGKKGPHRDIVVLNAAAAIRVSGKVDSIDEGIRMAEESIDSGAALRVLERLAKA, encoded by the coding sequence ATCATGAAAGCGGTGTTGGAGCATCTAATTGCGGGGAACAACCTGACCCAGGAGGAATCGAGACAGACCATGGTGAGAATCATGTCGGGTGAGTTTGATGATGCCCAGATTGCGGGATTTCTCATTGCCCTCCGGTACAAAGGAGAGACAGCCGCCGAAATTGCGGGGTTTGCCCTGGCAATGCGCGAAAAAATGACCCCCGTTCCCATTCGCTCCGATGGCATTGACCTGTGCGGGACAGGAGGAGATGGCAAAGAGACGTTCAATATTTCTACAGCAGCCACATTTGTGGCGGCAGGAGCTGATGTGAAAGTGGCCAAACACGGAAACCGCTCCATGACCTCTAAATCGGGTTCTGCTGATGTCATATCCGCCCTGGGTGTTGACATAGCCATGCCACCGGAAAAAATGGCCGAATGTGTCGATAAGATTGGAGTAGGATTCCTTTTCGCCCCGTCCCTCCACCCCGCCATGAAATACGCCATGGGGGCCCGGAAATCTTTGGGCGTGCGAACCGTATTCAATATTCTGGGTCCCTTGTGCAATCCGGCGGGGGTCAGACGGCAGCTAATAGGAATTTTTGACGGAGCCCTCACGGAAACAATCGCTCAGGTCCTCAAGATTCTGGGCGCCGAAGAAGCCTTTGTCGTTCACGGTGACGACGGCATGGACGAAATGACCACAACATCCACCACCAGAATCAGCCACTTAACCACCGATGGTAAGGTGAAAACAGTGACACTATCCCCAACTGATTACGGCATCGAAATCGCCCGTCCGGAAATGCTTGAAGGCGGCGTGCCTGAGCACAATGCCGCTATCATCAAGAATGTCCTCGTGGGCAAGAAAGGTCCCCATCGGGATATCGTCGTGTTGAATGCCGCGGCGGCCATTCGAGTGAGTGGAAAAGTCGATTCCATAGACGAAGGCATCAGGATGGCGGAAGAATCCATTGACTCCGGTGCCGCTCTTCGTGTACTCGAAAGGCTAGCGAAGGCGTGA
- a CDS encoding aminodeoxychorismate/anthranilate synthase component II translates to MILMLDNYDSFTYNLVQYAQAFTSELEVYRNDELTLKNIEEMEPEKIVISPGPGRPENAGISVDLVREFGHKIPILGVCLGHQAVAAAFNGRIIPAPQIVHGKTALITHNDSVIFHNIPESFEATRYHSLVVERETLPASLRVTAETNDRLIMALEHNEYPVYGVQFHPESIATEDGMKMIENFLTRSPTDRGGQQS, encoded by the coding sequence ATGATACTCATGTTGGACAATTACGATTCTTTCACCTACAACCTGGTTCAATATGCACAGGCATTCACATCTGAATTGGAAGTCTATCGCAATGATGAGTTGACCCTGAAAAACATCGAAGAAATGGAGCCGGAAAAAATCGTTATCTCGCCAGGACCGGGGAGACCTGAGAATGCCGGAATCTCTGTGGACCTTGTGAGAGAATTTGGCCACAAAATCCCAATCCTCGGGGTATGTCTTGGCCATCAAGCCGTTGCGGCTGCTTTCAATGGTCGAATCATTCCAGCACCTCAGATTGTACATGGAAAGACGGCCCTCATCACGCACAACGATTCAGTGATTTTCCACAATATCCCAGAATCCTTCGAGGCGACACGCTACCACTCCCTTGTGGTGGAAAGAGAGACACTCCCTGCCAGTCTAAGGGTGACAGCGGAAACGAATGATAGATTGATCATGGCTCTGGAGCACAACGAATACCCGGTTTACGGGGTGCAGTTCCATCCGGAGTCTATTGCTACAGAAGATGGAATGAAGATGATTGAGAACTTTCTTACCCGTTCGCCAACGGATAGAGGAGGACAGCAATCATGA
- the trpE gene encoding anthranilate synthase component I, with the protein MTRLEFDEFRELARKHKTIPVYEKVLADLLTPISAHMRLARHSDYAFLLESVEKGTRYSRYSFIGLQPKKIITHINGLTTIKENGDTVTSNTSFLETMREILAGYDAPKLSGIPTFSGGLVGYLGYETVTWTEDIPTYPMDDLGIPDAVFMLFEDLLAFDHLKNEAIVVSNVTVDSQTDLKLAYERARKRIDMIGGNLHTDIDYQTPERIERSELHSNMSEAEFESAVLKAKEYIKAGDIFQIVLSQRFHRHTPVEPITVYRALRTINPSPYMFHLKMNDFEIIGASPELLVKVEDGEVEIRPIAGTRPRGKNRQQDEKLARELLSDEKERAEHLMLLDLGRNDVGRVAKAGSVQVKENAVVEKYSHVMHLVSDVIGRLDGNKDVFDALLGGFPAGTTTGAPKIRAMELIHELEPIRRGIYSGAVGYIDFIGDMNTCIAIRTLVVKEGTVYFQSGAGIVYDSDPTREYHETVHKGEAIMRAIDLAENGLVR; encoded by the coding sequence ATGACAAGATTGGAATTTGACGAATTCAGAGAATTAGCGAGGAAGCACAAGACCATCCCAGTCTATGAAAAAGTGCTTGCTGATCTTCTGACACCCATATCAGCTCATATGCGTCTCGCACGACACTCTGACTACGCCTTTCTCCTAGAGTCCGTTGAGAAAGGCACCCGGTACTCCCGCTATTCTTTCATAGGTCTCCAGCCAAAGAAAATCATCACACACATCAACGGTTTAACTACCATCAAGGAAAATGGAGACACCGTTACGTCCAACACGTCATTTCTCGAAACCATGCGAGAGATCCTCGCCGGCTACGATGCCCCCAAATTGTCAGGAATCCCAACTTTTTCAGGGGGTTTAGTGGGCTACCTGGGCTATGAAACCGTAACGTGGACCGAGGACATTCCCACCTATCCTATGGATGATCTCGGCATTCCGGATGCTGTGTTCATGTTATTTGAAGACCTGTTGGCATTTGATCATTTGAAGAATGAAGCCATCGTGGTCAGCAACGTGACTGTGGATTCTCAAACCGACTTGAAGCTTGCGTACGAACGTGCCAGGAAACGCATCGATATGATCGGTGGAAATCTACACACGGACATAGATTATCAAACTCCAGAGAGAATTGAAAGAAGCGAGCTTCATTCCAACATGAGCGAAGCGGAATTCGAATCCGCTGTTTTGAAGGCCAAAGAGTACATCAAAGCCGGGGACATATTTCAGATTGTTCTTAGCCAGAGGTTCCATCGACATACGCCAGTGGAACCGATCACAGTCTATCGAGCCCTGAGAACCATCAATCCTTCACCCTACATGTTCCATCTCAAAATGAATGATTTTGAGATTATCGGTGCTTCTCCCGAGCTCCTGGTGAAGGTGGAAGACGGCGAAGTGGAAATCCGCCCCATTGCCGGGACACGCCCCAGAGGAAAGAATCGGCAACAGGATGAAAAACTTGCGAGGGAACTTCTTTCCGATGAGAAGGAACGGGCCGAACACCTGATGCTATTGGATCTTGGACGCAACGATGTAGGGCGGGTGGCCAAGGCTGGCTCAGTTCAGGTGAAAGAAAACGCGGTGGTTGAGAAGTACTCCCACGTCATGCATCTTGTATCTGACGTCATAGGAAGACTCGACGGCAACAAGGATGTGTTCGACGCCCTCCTGGGGGGATTCCCTGCCGGCACGACCACAGGGGCTCCCAAAATCCGGGCCATGGAGCTGATTCATGAGCTGGAGCCGATACGACGGGGCATCTATTCCGGAGCTGTCGGTTACATTGACTTCATAGGCGACATGAACACTTGCATCGCCATCCGGACACTTGTCGTGAAAGAAGGAACGGTTTATTTCCAGTCGGGAGCCGGGATCGTCTACGATTCAGATCCTACCCGTGAATACCATGAAACAGTTCACAAAGGTGAGGCGATTATGAGAGCCATCGATCTGGCTGAAAATGGCCTCGTTAGGTGA
- a CDS encoding chorismate mutase, whose protein sequence is MDKRIAQLRKQIDEIDEEMIRLLAERIGLVEQLGQLKKELNLSAGDPEREKEIIDRLEKQAAGILSRDQIARIFRSIFHATRKIQE, encoded by the coding sequence ATGGACAAAAGAATAGCTCAGCTTCGAAAACAGATTGACGAGATCGATGAGGAGATGATCCGATTGTTGGCTGAGCGAATAGGCTTGGTGGAGCAGTTGGGCCAATTGAAGAAAGAACTCAATTTATCGGCGGGAGACCCAGAGCGGGAAAAGGAAATCATTGATCGTCTCGAAAAACAAGCTGCGGGAATCCTATCGAGAGATCAAATTGCCCGAATCTTCAGGTCCATTTTCCACGCCACAAGAAAGATCCAAGAGTGA
- a CDS encoding GNAT family N-acetyltransferase, producing the protein MEKKTNGSRQLTLDIAESTRSRVIASSPFGFQVELIERVGEEDVPQLILISEHLVEEFIDSARLTKASIRKYFNYPDTLPFVARYRDEIIGYIIGVPLEYFSNDPSFQCDSNMGKKNTLYTYAFTVMKEYKGNGYAKTLKRVYLSWAKKKNFEYVSGHVREGISQRFTGDVQVLQRFENWHGTRKIFEYYRRVLNPPSQAPTWPRNPPVVSKV; encoded by the coding sequence ATGGAGAAGAAAACAAATGGATCAAGGCAGTTAACGCTGGACATTGCCGAATCGACAAGGTCACGGGTCATTGCCTCCTCACCGTTTGGCTTTCAAGTTGAATTGATTGAGAGGGTTGGCGAAGAAGATGTGCCCCAACTTATTCTCATTTCGGAACACCTGGTTGAAGAGTTCATTGATTCTGCCAGACTGACCAAGGCAAGTATCCGCAAGTACTTCAACTATCCCGACACCCTACCCTTTGTGGCAAGGTACCGGGACGAAATCATCGGCTATATCATAGGCGTCCCCCTGGAATACTTCTCAAACGACCCATCCTTCCAGTGCGATTCCAACATGGGTAAGAAGAACACACTGTACACGTATGCTTTCACCGTAATGAAAGAATATAAGGGGAATGGCTATGCCAAAACGCTGAAACGCGTTTACCTGAGTTGGGCGAAAAAGAAGAATTTCGAGTACGTTTCGGGCCACGTTCGGGAAGGGATTTCCCAGAGGTTTACTGGAGATGTGCAGGTGCTCCAAAGATTCGAGAATTGGCATGGCACGAGAAAGATTTTCGAGTACTATCGCCGGGTTCTCAATCCCCCCTCGCAAGCTCCAACTTGGCCCAGGAACCCACCGGTTGTTTCCAAGGTTTAG
- a CDS encoding type II toxin-antitoxin system PemK/MazF family toxin: protein MIIDVDLDPTEGSETGKSRPCIIVTNNVYNAKVPVIQVVPITSWSKKKGRIKTNVEIRRSSQNGLDKKSVADCLQTRPIDHKKRGAEIRGELESELLEEIDSSLRIVFDLS, encoded by the coding sequence ATGATTATCGACGTTGACTTGGATCCAACCGAAGGGTCTGAGACAGGGAAAAGTCGCCCCTGTATAATAGTGACAAATAACGTCTACAACGCAAAAGTTCCTGTTATCCAAGTTGTTCCAATCACATCTTGGAGCAAGAAGAAAGGTCGAATCAAAACCAATGTGGAAATTCGCCGATCCTCCCAAAATGGGCTCGACAAGAAATCAGTTGCGGATTGTTTGCAAACCCGTCCGATCGACCACAAGAAGCGCGGGGCAGAGATTAGGGGCGAGTTAGAATCTGAGTTATTGGAAGAAATTGATAGCTCTTTACGGATCGTCTTCGACTTAAGCTAG